The following are encoded together in the Strongyloides ratti genome assembly S_ratti_ED321, chromosome : 2 genome:
- a CDS encoding Nucleoredoxin-like protein 2 gives MNVQKLVNDVDLYRGEENEGKGSSILKGHVVGLYFSAGWCGPCRQFTPKLKRFYENVKKEGKKFEIIFISVDREKEDCFEYYEEKMGKWLMMDYNLDDAQSLKEQCSIQTIPSFKIVKSDGTIVVEDARSAVVDEGSDNPLALFEKWEQYAF, from the exons TTCAAAAATTGGTTAATGATGTTGATTTGTATAGAGGTGAAGAGAATGAAGGAAAAGGATCTAGTATTTTGAAGGGACATGTTGTAGGATTGTATTTTTCTGCTGGATGGTGTGGTCCATGTCGTCAATTTACACCAAAACTTAAA agattttatgaaaatgttaaaaaagaaggaaaaaaatttgaaattattttcatttctGTAGATAGAGAAAAGGAAGATTGTTTTGAGTattatgaagaaaaaatGGGTAAATGGCTTATGATGGATTACAATTTAGATGATGCTCAATCTTTAAAAGAACAATGTTCAATACAAACAATTCCATCCTTCAAAATTGTTAAATCAGATGGAACTATTGTAGTTGAGGATGCCAGATCTGCAGTTGTTGATGAGGGTTCAGATAACCCTCTTgcattatttgaaaaatggGAACAATATGCATTCTAA